In Cucurbita pepo subsp. pepo cultivar mu-cu-16 unplaced genomic scaffold, ASM280686v2 Cp4.1_scaffold001425, whole genome shotgun sequence, the sequence agttttattttaagagaaataaggtatttttattgatttaatctttattaaaaatacatgTGATACAAAAAAAAGCGCCAAAAGGTAACAAACACCACATATTACAATTCCAAAGGTTAATTCCTTCAGCCGGAAATCTCAACGGACTTCACatccattttcctttcttccgCCTTCGGCACCGTCACAGTCAATACTCCGTTCTCCATAGATGCCCTAATTTCCTCCATTTTCGCATCTTCCGGCAGCCGGAATCTCCTCTGGAACATTCCACTGCTTCGCTCCATCCGATGCCATTTctcgttcttctcttctttctctactCTCCTTTCGCCGCTGATCTGAATCACTTTTCCGTCTTCTATCTCCACTTTCACTTCCTCTTTCTTCAGTCCAGGCAGATCGGCTTTCAGAACATGAGCCTCCGGCGTCTCCTTCCAGTCTACACGAGCGTTCACCATAGCTGAAGTTTCACGAGCAATTTCCGGAAAGTGAGATGAAAGTGATGAAGGAAAGTGAAAATCGAATGGATCTGAGAGATCGAATGTGGCAAATGGATCGAAGATGCTGCTCCGTCGGCCACCGAAAAAGCTTGGAATCATCGACATCTTCTGAGGTTTAGTTGAAGAAATTGATATACGACTTGAATCGGAGATTTGAAATCGAGATTCGGAAGCGCTTTGATTGAACTCAACGATTATCAGAGGATAATTTGCTGGTTTGGAGTTTCTGATTGGTGAAGAAAGTGAAAGAGGTGAGAATTTATGGCGACTGTCGAAGATTCTGGCTTTCTCGGGaagtttctctctttttcgAAATATCCTCGCCTCCGTCGTCGAATGAACCTTCTGGGCGTTCAGCCAATTCTGCTACAATGGGCTTCTTTTATGGGCCATACCCTACGTATTTAGAAGATTCCATTTTAGAACAAACCTTACCTCTAGCGGGGTTAgggaaatttttttgttggacGGACCTTCTAACATGTCTATTAATAAGAACTTTCTCACTTTTAGAAGCGGAGgcttattttctctcttcaactGATTTGAGATTTCATAATCTTCAACCTTATTGGAATCCATCGTCCAaccgataccatttgtaacagtccaagctcactattaatagaaaaatgcgtctactagggagaggtttccacattcttataagaaatattttgttcccctctccaactgatgtgggatctcacgattttcaacttcataaAGCTTATTCAGAGCAATCCAACCGAACACATATNNNNNNNNNNNNNNNNNNNNNNNNNNNNNNNNNNNNNNNNNNNNNNNNNNNNNNNNNNNNNNNNNNNNNNNNNNNNNNNNNNNNNNNNNNNNNNNNNNNNNNNNNNNNNNNNNNNNNNNNNNNNNNNNNNNNNNNNNNNNNNNNNNNNNNNNNNNNNNNNNNNNNNNNNNNNNNNNNNNNNNNNNNNNNNNNNNNNNNNNNNNNNNNNNNNNNNNNNNNNNNNNNNNNNNNNNNNNNNNNNNNNNNNNNNNNNNNNNNNNNNNNNNNNNNNNNNNNNNNNNNNNNNNNNNNNNNNNNNNNNNNNNNNNNNNNNNNNNNNNNNNNNNNNNNNNNNNNNNNNNNNNNNNNNNNNNNNNNNNNNNNNNNNNNNNNNNNNNNNNNNNNNNNNNNNNNNNNNNNNNNNNNNNNNNNNNNNNNNNNNNNNNNNNNNNNNNNNNNNNNNNNNNNNNNNNNNNNNNNNNNNNNNNNNNNNNNNNNNNNNNNNNNNNNNNNNNNNNNNNNNNNNNNNNNNNNNNNNNNNNNNNNNNNNNNNNNNNNNNNNNNNNNNNNNNNNNNNNNNNNNNNNNNNNNNNNNNNNNNNNNNNNNNNNNNNNNNNNNNNNNNNNNNNNNNNNNNNNNNNNNNNNNNNNNNNNNNNNNNNNNNNNNNNNNNNNNNNNNNNNNNNNNNNNNNNNNNNNNNNNNNNNNNNNNNNNNNNNNNNNNNNNNNNNNNNNNNNNNNNNNNNNNNNNNNNNNNNNNNNNNNNNNNNNNNNNNNNNNNNNNNNNNNNNNNNNNNNNNNNNNNNNNNNNNNNNNNNNNNNNNNNNNNNNNNNNNNNNNNNNNNNNNNNNNNNNNNNNNNNNNNNNNNNNNNNNNNNNNNNNNNNNNNNNNNNNNNNNNNNNNNNNNNNNNNNNNNNNNNNNNNNNNNNNNNNNNNNNNNNNNNNNNNNNNNNNNNNNNNNNNNNNNNNNNNNNNNNNNNNNNNNNNNNNNNNNNNNNNNNNNNNNNNNNNNNNNNNNNNNNNNNNNNNNNNNNNNNNNNNNNNNNNNNNNNNNNNNNNNNNNNNNNNNNNNNNNNNNNNNNNNNNNNNNNNNNNNNNNNNNNNNNNNNNNNNNNNNNNNNNNNNNNNNNNNNNNNNNNNNNNNNNNNNNNNNNNNNNNNNNNNNNNNNNNNNNNNNNNNNNNNNNNNNNNNNN encodes:
- the LOC111786315 gene encoding 18.5 kDa class I heat shock protein-like; protein product: MSMIPSFFGGRRSSIFDPFATFDLSDPFDFHFPSSLSSHFPEIARETSAMVNARVDWKETPEAHVLKADLPGLKKEEVKVEIEDGKVIQISGERRVEKEEKNEKWHRMERSSGMFQRRFRLPEDAKMEEIRASMENGVLTVTVPKAEERKMDVKSVEISG